The Deltaproteobacteria bacterium genomic interval ATAGACACCGAGCACGATCACGATCGCCCCGAGCGGTAACAGCGTGAACAGCTCGCGTCCGTTGATCTCGGGGAGCGTGGCGTATTTCTCGTTGACCTTGCCGAAATACATGCGCTGCATCGTCCACAGCATGTAACCCGCGGTCAGGATCACGGCGGTGGCGGCTATCGCCGTCAGCAACTTGGCCGACTGCCAGGAGCCGAGCAGCACCAGCACCTCGGAGATGAACGCCGACAGCCCCGGCAACCCCATGGCGGCAAAGAACGCCAGCGCGGTGACCCCCGTATAAACCGGCATGGTCGTGGCCAACCCGCCGAAGCCCTCGATCTGGCGGTGATGGGCCCGGTCGTAGATCACGCCGACGAGTAAGAACAGCATAGCGGTGACGGTGCCGTGGTTGAACATCTGCATCACCGCGCCGCTGATGCCCTGCTGGGTGAACGATGCCATCCCGAGCATGACGTAGCCCATGTGGCTGATGCTGGAATAGGCGACCAGCTTCTTGAGGTCCTTCTGCGCCATCGCGCAGAGCGCGCCGTAGACGATGTTCCAAGTGCCGAGCGCAGCCAGGAAGTAGTAGGCCAGATCGGCGGTGGCGAGCGGCAGGATCGCGAAGTTCACCCGCAGGATGCCGTAGGTGCCCATTTTGAGCAGGACGCCGGCGAGGATGACCGAGATCGCCGTCGGCGCCTCGACGTGGGCGTCGGGCAACCAGGTGTGAAACGGGAAGGCCGGAATCTTGATGGCGAAGCCGATGAACAGCGCGATCCAGACCACCAGCTGGAACTGACGGCTGTAAGTGGCGTTGTTGGCGATCAGCTGGGTCATGTCGAGCGTGTGCGGCTCGTTGTAGAAGTACAAGGCAAGGATGGCCAACAGCATGAGGGCGCTGCCGACCAGGGTGTAGAGGAAGAACTTGATGGCGGCGTACTCGCGCCGCGGGCCGCCCCAAATGCCGATGAGGAAGTACATCGGCAGCAGCATCACTTCCCAGAAGACGAAGAAGAGCAGGAAGTCGAGCGCGACGAACACGCCCATCATGCCGGTATCGAGCAGAAGGAAGAGCGCAAAGTAGCCCTTCACCGCCTTGTCGATGCCCCACGAGGCGAAGATGCAGATGAAGCTCAACAGTGCCGTCAGTAGCACCATGGTGATGCTGATGCCGTCGACCGCGACGAAGTACTCGGCCTTGAACGAGCCCAGCGTGATCCAGGGGGCGCGCTCGATCAGCTGAAAGCCCGCCTGGGTGCGGTCGAAGTTGACGAACAGCCAGACCGCCATCAACAGCGGCGGCACGGTGGCGGCCGCCGCCGTCCACTTGATCAGATTGTGCTGCGCGCGCGGCAGACACAGAATCAGCGCCGCGCCCAGCAGCGGAATGAAGGTCATGTAGGTCAGAATGTGCGCCATCGTCTTACACCTCAGGCCTTGCGGCTCACATCACGCGTAGAATCAGAATCGCCACCGTGGCGACCGCGATCACATAGAGGTAGCCGTTGATGCTACCGGTCTGCAGCTGGCGAAAGCGCGTGCCCACGCCCATGCTCAGCGCCGCCACGCCGTTGACCATGCCGTCGATGACGTAGTTGTCGAACAGCCCGTGGAGCCACGACACGCCGCGCGTCAGCGTCGCCGCGCCGTCGACCATGAAGTCGATCACGTAGCGGTCGAACGCCGCCGACGCTCGCGTCAGGAACATGGTGAAGCGGATCACCGTGGCCGCGTACAGCTCGTCGACGTAGTACTTGTTGAACAGCCACTCGTAGAGCTTGCCGGCGCGCCACGCGATCACCATCGGGATGGCCGGCTGCACCAGGTAACAAAAGTAGGCGATGCCGATGCCGGCCGCGGCAATCGCGACCGAGGCCGCCATCAAGAGGTACTCCAGCGCCTGGGAATGATGCTCGGCGTGGGCAGCGTGGCCGCCGTGGCTGAAAACCGGCGCGAACCACTCCTCGATGCGATTGGCCCCACCCAACGCCGGCGGCACGCCCAGCACGCCGGCGAGCACCGCCAGCAGCGCCAGGATCATCAACGGGTAGGTCATCACCGCCGGTGATTCGTGCAAGTGCTCTTGGGTGTGATGGTCGGCCCGGCACTCGCCCCAGAAGGTCAAGAACACCTGGCGGAACATGTAGAAGGCGGTCATCCCGGCGCCGGCAAATCCCAGCAGCCAGACGAAGACACTGCCGTGCTCGCCGGAGAAGGCTTTCCAGAGAATCTCATCTTTCGAGAAGAAGCCGGACATCGGCGGAATGCCGGCAATCGCCAGGGTCGAGAGCAAGAAGGTCCAGTGCGTCACCGGCATCCATTTCTTGAGCCCGCCCATCTTCTGCATGTCCTGCTCGCCGTGCATGGAGTGGATAACGCTGCCGGAGCCGAGGAATAGGCAGGCCTTGAAGAAGGCGTGCGTCATCAGATGGAAGATGCCGGCAGCGTAGGCGCCGACGCCCATCCCGATGAACATGTAGCCGAGCTGGCTGACGGTGGAGTACGCCAGCACCCGCTTAATGTCGTTCTGCACCAGCCCGATGGTGGCGGCGAAAAAGGCGGTGAGCGCGCCCACCCAGGCGACGACGTGCAACGTCGCCGGCGCCATCGAGAACAGGAAATTGAGCCGGCCGATCATGTAGACCCCGGCAGTGACCATGGTGGCGGCGTGGATCAGCGCGCTCACCGGCGTCGGGCCGGCCATGGCGTCGGGCAACCAGACGTAAAGCGGGATCTGCGCCGACTTGCCGGTGGCGCCGACGAAGAACAGCAACGTGACCGCGGTGGCCACGCCCATGCCCCAGATCAGCTGGCCGTCGAGCAGATGCGCGTGCGCTTGCAGCTCGCGGAAGGTCAGCGTCGGGTGCCCGAGCCCATCGAGCGTCCAGAACAGCAGGAACACCCCGAGCATGAAGCCGAAGTCGCCGATGCGGTTGACGATGAACGCTTTGCTGCCGGCGCTGGCGTTGTTCCAATCCGAGTACCAGAAGCCGATCAGCGCATAGGAGCACAAGCCGACGCCTTCCCAGCCGACGAACATCAGCAGCAGGTTGTCGCCGAGCACGAGGGTGAGCATGGCGAAGGTGAAGAGGTTGAGAAAGGCGAAATAGCGCCAGTACGACTTCTCCTCGTGCATGTAGCCGACCGAGTAGATGTGGATCAGCCCGCCGACGCCGGTGACCACCAGGATCATCACCGCGGAGAGCGGATCGACCTGGAAGGCGACCTCGGCCTTGAGGCCGCCGACGTCGATCCAGGTCCACAACGAGTCGAGCAGCAGCCGCTGCTGCGGCTCCAGTTCGAGGAGGTGGGCGAAGGCGCGCACCGAGATCAGAAACGCCACCATCACCGGTGCGCAGGCAATGAAGCTGATCGCCCGCTTGCCGGCAGCCCGCTGGATCAGCGCGCCCGCCACGCCATTGATCACGGCGCCGATGAGCGGCAGGAACACGATCCAACGCAGATAGTCGACGTTTATTGGGTGCTCCATCCTGGCCTCGTCCTGCGCCTCTCTTGCACGAAGTGTGATTGGCTTGCGCCGATCGCTCGGGTTCGGTCAGATCGCCGTGCCGGGTGAGCCCGCGCACCGCGCCGCCGTTACCCCCGCAACGTCTCGGTGGCCTCCAAGTCGATGGTTTGGAACGTCTGGTACAGACCCAGCACGATGGCCAGGCCGATCGCCGCTTCGGCTGCCGCCAGCATG includes:
- the nuoL gene encoding NADH-quinone oxidoreductase subunit L, giving the protein MEHPINVDYLRWIVFLPLIGAVINGVAGALIQRAAGKRAISFIACAPVMVAFLISVRAFAHLLELEPQQRLLLDSLWTWIDVGGLKAEVAFQVDPLSAVMILVVTGVGGLIHIYSVGYMHEEKSYWRYFAFLNLFTFAMLTLVLGDNLLLMFVGWEGVGLCSYALIGFWYSDWNNASAGSKAFIVNRIGDFGFMLGVFLLFWTLDGLGHPTLTFRELQAHAHLLDGQLIWGMGVATAVTLLFFVGATGKSAQIPLYVWLPDAMAGPTPVSALIHAATMVTAGVYMIGRLNFLFSMAPATLHVVAWVGALTAFFAATIGLVQNDIKRVLAYSTVSQLGYMFIGMGVGAYAAGIFHLMTHAFFKACLFLGSGSVIHSMHGEQDMQKMGGLKKWMPVTHWTFLLSTLAIAGIPPMSGFFSKDEILWKAFSGEHGSVFVWLLGFAGAGMTAFYMFRQVFLTFWGECRADHHTQEHLHESPAVMTYPLMILALLAVLAGVLGVPPALGGANRIEEWFAPVFSHGGHAAHAEHHSQALEYLLMAASVAIAAAGIGIAYFCYLVQPAIPMVIAWRAGKLYEWLFNKYYVDELYAATVIRFTMFLTRASAAFDRYVIDFMVDGAATLTRGVSWLHGLFDNYVIDGMVNGVAALSMGVGTRFRQLQTGSINGYLYVIAVATVAILILRVM
- a CDS encoding NADH-quinone oxidoreductase subunit M, which encodes MAHILTYMTFIPLLGAALILCLPRAQHNLIKWTAAAATVPPLLMAVWLFVNFDRTQAGFQLIERAPWITLGSFKAEYFVAVDGISITMVLLTALLSFICIFASWGIDKAVKGYFALFLLLDTGMMGVFVALDFLLFFVFWEVMLLPMYFLIGIWGGPRREYAAIKFFLYTLVGSALMLLAILALYFYNEPHTLDMTQLIANNATYSRQFQLVVWIALFIGFAIKIPAFPFHTWLPDAHVEAPTAISVILAGVLLKMGTYGILRVNFAILPLATADLAYYFLAALGTWNIVYGALCAMAQKDLKKLVAYSSISHMGYVMLGMASFTQQGISGAVMQMFNHGTVTAMLFLLVGVIYDRAHHRQIEGFGGLATTMPVYTGVTALAFFAAMGLPGLSAFISEVLVLLGSWQSAKLLTAIAATAVILTAGYMLWTMQRMYFGKVNEKYATLPEINGRELFTLLPLGAIVIVLGVYPAPVLDLMTQSLHQLNQMVAPYL